One Peptostreptococcus equinus genomic window carries:
- a CDS encoding phosphoribosylaminoimidazolesuccinocarboxamide synthase: MNKIYTGKTKDVYEIDEKNVLLKFKDDVTGKDGVFDPGENQVGLQIEGAGRSAVAMTKFFYEKLNAMGLNTHYVSANVDKNEAVVKKAKVFGQGVEVIVRYRAVGSFIRRYGSYIESGTKIPPYVEVTLKDDDKNDPLITKDALAILNIMTEEEYEELAKLALQIGEVVKNELAKKELELYDIKFEFGMVDGKVALIDEISGGNMRAYKGEEYIEPLKLEKIMLG, encoded by the coding sequence ATGAATAAAATTTATACAGGTAAGACCAAAGATGTTTATGAAATTGATGAAAAGAATGTATTATTAAAGTTCAAAGATGATGTTACAGGCAAAGATGGAGTATTTGATCCAGGTGAAAATCAGGTAGGGCTTCAAATAGAAGGCGCAGGACGTTCAGCAGTGGCGATGACAAAGTTTTTCTATGAAAAATTAAATGCTATGGGTCTTAATACACATTATGTGTCAGCAAATGTAGACAAGAATGAAGCTGTAGTTAAAAAAGCTAAAGTTTTCGGTCAAGGTGTAGAAGTGATTGTTCGTTATAGAGCAGTGGGTTCATTTATTAGAAGATATGGAAGCTATATTGAATCAGGTACCAAAATTCCTCCATATGTAGAAGTAACATTAAAAGACGATGATAAAAATGATCCTTTAATAACAAAAGATGCTCTAGCAATATTAAATATAATGACAGAAGAGGAATATGAAGAACTTGCAAAATTAGCTCTTCAAATAGGTGAAGTAGTTAAAAATGAATTAGCAAAAAAGGAATTGGAATTATATGATATTAAATTTGAATTCGGTATGGTAGATGGAAAAGTAGCTCTAATAGACGAAATATCTGGTGGTAACATGAGAGCGTACAAGGGTGAAGAATATATAGAACCATTAAAGCTAGAAAAGATAATGTTAGGATAA
- a CDS encoding metallophosphoesterase: protein MNIPGRSCPLDYNIDQSLFAKKENDIICDTVYIVGGLYGNYQALEEIDKIVKSEKSDCIIIFNGDIHWFDKDYEDFVRIENFVRTHIPLLGNVESELIRDKDINVGCGCSYPGCVDDDVVKRSNIIHQEMKDMVDINSKIKDEIKKRQKICIVKVGDKRIAITHGDEKSLAGWECSRENLLDINRQNELISWFKDNDIDVIASTHTCAPVALKLENFAVINNGASGMPNFKDKHYGIITRISKCKSEKAIYSSKIDYIYIEALAVNYNINEFVDWFDNVWPNNSPASISYRERIIKGTADNIEDAILSGFEIN from the coding sequence ATGAATATTCCTGGTAGATCTTGTCCTTTAGACTATAATATTGATCAGAGCCTTTTTGCTAAGAAAGAAAATGATATAATTTGTGATACTGTATATATAGTAGGTGGTTTATATGGTAATTATCAAGCTCTAGAAGAAATTGATAAAATAGTTAAATCAGAAAAAAGTGATTGTATAATAATATTTAATGGAGATATACATTGGTTTGATAAAGATTATGAGGATTTTGTAAGAATAGAAAATTTTGTTAGGACTCATATACCTTTATTAGGAAATGTTGAATCAGAGCTGATAAGAGATAAGGATATTAATGTTGGATGTGGATGTTCTTATCCAGGATGTGTAGATGATGATGTGGTTAAGAGATCCAATATTATACACCAAGAAATGAAAGATATGGTAGATATAAATAGCAAAATTAAAGATGAAATTAAAAAAAGACAAAAAATATGTATAGTCAAAGTTGGTGATAAAAGAATCGCCATAACTCATGGAGATGAAAAATCCTTAGCAGGGTGGGAGTGCTCTAGAGAAAACTTATTAGATATAAATAGACAAAATGAACTTATTTCTTGGTTTAAAGATAATGATATTGATGTTATTGCATCTACTCATACCTGTGCTCCAGTAGCTTTAAAGTTGGAAAATTTTGCGGTAATTAATAATGGTGCTAGTGGTATGCCGAATTTTAAGGATAAACACTATGGAATAATTACTAGAATATCAAAATGTAAGTCTGAAAAAGCCATTTATAGTAGTAAAATAGATTATATTTATATAGAAGCTTTGGCTGTAAATTATAATATAAATGAATTTGTAGATTGGTTTGATAATGTATGGCCTAATAATTCGCCAGCGTCTATTTCTTATAGAGAAAGAATAATAAAAGGAACTGCAGATAATATTGAAGATGCGATATTATCTGGCTTTGAAATAAATTAG
- a CDS encoding sodium:solute symporter family transporter, with the protein MNIGFMFWGFLIIYGIIMMFLSPKTTTVGGFFKGEDKEGKPASTFMLTASIFISWIFAKSVTNAANLGAKYGIVGGIAYATYWLCIPLAGFVIYRLRRKFGATGIVSFITNNYGKGAAIAFAAAILIRLFNEVWSNTSVVGGYYGKSTSKEFIFAALVFTIITLVYSMKGGLRSSIFTDAIQAIIFVFFVVWIIGLIIPKHSIGDFVYSGNWKLDAGVDMLLVSCLQIFSYPFHDPVLTDRGFISEEKTMLKAFVVSGVLGFIAILVFSFIGIHAKLVALPLSDNVPADLGRTMGVTAYLLMIMVMVSAAGSTLDSTFSSIAKLTAYDLPNMAGKNLGKKAITMGMIIMVVMAIIGNLPMIIGTNILKATTISGTMVIGLAPIFILHGIVKPTKLGFHLSFWCGIILGFALTLNIIPSIFAIGNGENAMLLGVNLYGLILCNIGYIIPGLLSKYKI; encoded by the coding sequence ATGAATATTGGATTTATGTTTTGGGGGTTTCTGATCATTTATGGAATAATAATGATGTTCTTGTCTCCAAAGACTACGACAGTTGGAGGTTTTTTCAAAGGAGAGGATAAAGAAGGTAAACCTGCTAGTACTTTTATGTTGACAGCGAGTATTTTTATTAGTTGGATTTTTGCTAAGTCAGTAACAAATGCTGCCAACCTGGGAGCTAAGTATGGTATAGTCGGGGGTATTGCCTATGCAACTTATTGGCTATGTATACCCTTAGCTGGCTTCGTAATCTATAGATTACGTAGAAAGTTTGGTGCGACGGGTATAGTTAGTTTCATTACCAATAATTATGGCAAAGGTGCTGCAATTGCCTTTGCAGCAGCAATCTTGATTAGGTTATTTAATGAGGTTTGGAGTAACACTTCAGTAGTTGGTGGATATTATGGAAAATCTACAAGTAAAGAATTTATATTTGCGGCTTTAGTATTCACAATTATTACTCTTGTATACTCTATGAAAGGTGGACTTAGAAGTTCTATATTTACAGATGCTATACAAGCGATAATATTTGTATTTTTCGTGGTGTGGATAATTGGATTAATAATACCAAAACACTCTATTGGAGATTTTGTTTATAGTGGCAACTGGAAATTAGATGCAGGTGTAGATATGCTTTTAGTTTCATGTTTGCAAATTTTTTCTTATCCGTTCCATGATCCTGTATTGACTGATAGAGGATTTATTTCTGAAGAAAAGACCATGCTAAAAGCCTTTGTTGTATCAGGTGTTTTGGGATTTATAGCTATTTTAGTATTTAGCTTTATTGGAATACATGCAAAGTTAGTAGCATTACCACTTTCAGATAATGTTCCTGCTGACTTAGGAAGGACAATGGGTGTAACTGCATATTTATTAATGATAATGGTAATGGTATCTGCAGCTGGTTCAACATTAGATTCAACTTTTTCAAGTATTGCAAAACTAACTGCCTATGATCTTCCCAATATGGCAGGAAAAAATTTGGGTAAAAAAGCTATTACCATGGGTATGATAATAATGGTTGTTATGGCAATTATTGGTAACTTGCCTATGATAATAGGAACAAATATCTTAAAAGCTACAACAATAAGTGGAACAATGGTTATTGGACTTGCACCTATATTTATATTGCATGGTATAGTAAAACCAACCAAGCTAGGATTCCATTTAAGTTTTTGGTGTGGAATAATTTTAGGGTTTGCACTAACTTTAAATATAATTCCATCAATTTTTGCTATTGGCAATGGAGAAAATGCAATGTTGCTAGGAGTAAATTTATATGGTTTAATATTATGTAATATAGGATATATTATTCCTGGTTTGTTGAGTAAATATAAAATATAA
- a CDS encoding Ldh family oxidoreductase codes for MEKAILVKSEELRDYCQRAFVKFGFDNEDAKTITDVLMAADMYGIDTHGSQRLEMYRQHINKGFVKVGNKPSVAHETGISAVVDGNQAMGQVVSKYAMDLAIEKAKKSGVGMVTVRNSNHYGIAGYYSQLASKEGLIGISATNSFRVVVPTFGKKPMMGTNPIAISIPAEPTEFFFDIATSVVACGKVEVRNKKGINLPVGWGINEEGKDEVNPQHLFDNIMNREGGLYPVGGSSQLFGSHKGFGFSLLVEFLTGVLSDGTTSNHTEEDGMMGICHYFMAIDPNLFGDPKKITKKWSTYLQEVRDSEKAYGQERIYTHGEKEKETYQERIKSGIPILPKTIEEMKSLAKELNMEFGINI; via the coding sequence ATGGAGAAGGCAATTTTAGTTAAATCAGAGGAGTTAAGAGACTATTGTCAAAGAGCCTTTGTTAAATTTGGTTTTGATAACGAAGATGCTAAGACAATTACAGATGTATTGATGGCAGCGGATATGTATGGAATCGACACACATGGATCTCAAAGATTAGAAATGTATAGACAGCATATTAATAAGGGCTTTGTAAAAGTTGGGAATAAACCTAGTGTAGCACATGAAACAGGAATATCAGCTGTAGTAGATGGAAATCAAGCTATGGGTCAAGTAGTGAGTAAATATGCTATGGATTTGGCTATTGAGAAAGCTAAAAAATCTGGAGTGGGAATGGTAACTGTAAGAAATTCGAATCATTATGGTATAGCGGGTTATTACAGTCAGTTGGCTAGTAAAGAAGGCCTAATAGGTATTTCGGCGACAAATTCATTTAGAGTAGTAGTTCCAACCTTTGGAAAAAAACCGATGATGGGCACTAATCCGATAGCTATATCTATACCAGCAGAGCCAACAGAATTTTTCTTTGACATAGCGACATCTGTAGTTGCATGCGGTAAGGTAGAGGTTAGAAATAAAAAAGGAATAAACCTACCAGTAGGTTGGGGAATAAATGAAGAAGGTAAGGATGAAGTAAATCCTCAGCATCTTTTCGATAATATAATGAATAGAGAAGGAGGCCTATATCCAGTGGGTGGATCAAGCCAGCTATTTGGTAGTCACAAGGGATTTGGTTTCTCTTTATTGGTCGAATTTTTAACTGGAGTATTATCTGATGGGACTACTTCAAATCACACTGAAGAAGATGGTATGATGGGAATTTGCCATTATTTCATGGCCATAGACCCGAATTTATTTGGAGATCCTAAAAAGATTACTAAGAAATGGAGTACTTATCTACAGGAAGTTAGAGATAGTGAAAAAGCCTATGGTCAGGAAAGAATATACACACATGGGGAAAAAGAAAAAGAAACATATCAAGAAAGAATTAAATCAGGAATTCCAATTCTTCCAAAGACGATAGAAGAAATGAAAAGTTTAGCCAAAGAACTGAATATGGAATTTGGAATTAATATTTAG
- a CDS encoding M20 metallopeptidase family protein, with product MMLDKAKEVEDFIIKIRRQIHENPELSGEEYETQATILSELEKLDLEIEKVGNTSIIARLVGEKPGKTVALRADMDALPIIEQADIDFKSKNQGVMHACGHDAHASMLLGAAKILSTMKKDIKGEIRFFFQEGEENFSGAKKIIAAGGMEGVDGCFGMHGLPGMDAGYAHIESGYVLTGCDTIFVKFEGVSGHGSAPHLAKDTIHPACMFVTDIQSIVTKNVDPQEPIVVTVGKFNGGTKPNIISKFTDIEMSMRYFDPEARKTVHEAIIRHAKAIADAYEISVDVQIEESTLSLRNDEDMTELAEKTCEKVMGQGKNVPMKRIMASEDMSYYMQHAKGVYINMGYRNVDKGAVYFPHHEKFKIDEDYMKYGAAMFAQFALDFLDSDL from the coding sequence ATGATGTTAGATAAGGCAAAAGAAGTAGAAGATTTTATTATAAAAATTAGAAGACAAATACATGAAAATCCCGAACTAAGTGGAGAAGAGTACGAAACACAGGCTACAATTTTATCTGAATTAGAAAAATTGGATTTAGAAATAGAAAAAGTAGGTAATACTTCAATAATAGCTAGATTAGTAGGAGAAAAGCCAGGAAAGACAGTTGCTCTTAGAGCTGATATGGACGCACTTCCAATAATAGAACAAGCTGATATTGACTTTAAGTCAAAAAATCAGGGAGTAATGCATGCTTGCGGTCATGATGCGCATGCTTCTATGCTTTTAGGCGCAGCAAAAATATTATCGACAATGAAAAAAGATATAAAGGGTGAAATAAGATTTTTCTTCCAAGAAGGTGAAGAGAATTTCTCAGGAGCTAAAAAGATTATAGCAGCTGGCGGTATGGAAGGCGTGGATGGATGTTTTGGAATGCACGGACTACCAGGAATGGATGCTGGATATGCTCACATAGAATCAGGATATGTATTGACTGGTTGTGATACAATATTCGTGAAATTTGAAGGTGTGTCTGGTCATGGTTCAGCACCACATCTTGCTAAGGATACAATTCATCCAGCTTGCATGTTTGTAACAGATATACAATCAATCGTTACAAAAAATGTAGACCCTCAGGAGCCAATCGTTGTAACAGTAGGTAAGTTCAATGGAGGAACAAAGCCAAATATTATTTCCAAGTTTACTGATATTGAGATGTCAATGAGGTACTTTGATCCAGAAGCTAGAAAAACAGTTCATGAAGCTATAATCAGACATGCAAAGGCTATAGCTGATGCATATGAAATATCTGTAGATGTTCAGATTGAAGAGAGTACTTTAAGTCTTAGAAATGATGAAGATATGACAGAATTAGCTGAAAAAACTTGTGAAAAGGTGATGGGTCAAGGAAAGAATGTTCCAATGAAGAGAATAATGGCTTCAGAAGATATGTCTTACTACATGCAACATGCAAAGGGCGTATACATAAATATGGGCTATAGAAATGTAGATAAGGGAGCTGTATACTTTCCACATCATGAAAAGTTCAAAATAGATGAAGATTATATGAAATACGGAGCAGCTATGTTCGCCCAGTTTGCTTTAGATTTTTTAGATAGTGATTTATAA